Proteins found in one Pantoea cypripedii genomic segment:
- the norR gene encoding nitric oxide reductase transcriptional regulator NorR, which yields MALSFDGIAALAVELQSGLSGHDRFSRIIHSIHHLFKCDATALLRYEHRGFRPLATAGLAPDVMGRRFSIDAHPRLEVIARAGDVVRFPADSDLPDPWDGLIPDNTQQHVHACIGLPLFYGQTLIGALTLDALQAGHFEAFRDRELRFVANLAGTALNNALLLEQLEKNTTSFASLQRQHNESSASEIIGESAAMLQLKKEISIVAPSDLNVLITGETGTGKELVAQAIHQQSTRRTNELIYLNCAALPETVAESELFGHVKGAFTGAVHKRAGKFELADNGTLFLDEIGELPLALQAKLLRVLQYGDLQRVGEDRALKVDVRVIAATNKDLKQAVIDGTFRADLYHRLSVFPLHVPALRDRSEDVILLAGFFSERCRIKFELKRISLNVGLRRLLMSYTWPGNVRELEHTLYRATVMARADSINDEIELMPSDFSLQADMTIPPAETTEHDRPVKSLQQATREFQRDYILHVFNTNGQKWATCARLLDVDPGNLHRQVKKLGIK from the coding sequence ATGGCCCTTTCATTTGACGGTATTGCCGCTCTGGCAGTTGAATTGCAGAGTGGCTTATCTGGTCATGATCGCTTCAGTCGCATCATCCACAGTATCCACCATTTGTTTAAATGTGATGCCACCGCGCTGCTGCGTTATGAACATCGGGGCTTCCGCCCCCTTGCCACTGCGGGACTGGCACCCGATGTGATGGGGCGTCGTTTTAGTATTGACGCCCACCCCCGACTGGAAGTGATTGCTCGTGCGGGTGATGTGGTGCGTTTTCCTGCGGATAGTGATTTACCCGATCCCTGGGATGGACTCATTCCTGATAATACGCAGCAGCATGTTCATGCCTGTATTGGTTTACCCCTGTTTTATGGGCAAACCCTGATCGGGGCACTGACGCTGGATGCGTTGCAGGCGGGACATTTTGAAGCATTTCGCGACCGGGAACTGCGTTTTGTGGCGAATCTGGCTGGAACTGCGCTTAACAATGCGCTGTTACTGGAACAGCTGGAAAAAAACACCACGTCCTTCGCCTCCCTGCAACGGCAACATAATGAATCATCGGCCAGTGAAATCATTGGTGAATCGGCTGCCATGCTGCAACTGAAGAAAGAAATAAGCATTGTGGCTCCTTCGGATCTCAACGTGCTGATAACGGGGGAAACGGGGACGGGGAAAGAATTGGTCGCGCAGGCCATTCATCAACAATCAACGCGCAGAACTAATGAACTTATCTATCTGAACTGTGCCGCTTTACCGGAGACGGTGGCAGAAAGTGAATTATTTGGTCACGTTAAAGGAGCTTTTACCGGCGCAGTACATAAACGTGCCGGTAAATTTGAGCTGGCGGATAACGGGACTCTGTTCCTTGATGAAATCGGGGAGCTGCCGCTTGCGCTACAGGCAAAATTATTGCGCGTTTTACAATATGGCGATTTGCAGCGGGTTGGTGAGGATAGGGCGTTAAAAGTTGATGTCCGGGTTATTGCTGCCACCAACAAAGATCTCAAACAGGCGGTGATTGATGGCACTTTCCGAGCCGATTTATATCATCGTCTGAGTGTGTTTCCTTTGCATGTACCTGCACTGCGCGATCGCAGTGAAGATGTTATCTTACTGGCTGGATTTTTTAGTGAACGATGCCGGATTAAATTTGAACTGAAGCGAATATCCCTCAATGTCGGCTTGCGCAGGTTATTGATGTCATATACCTGGCCAGGTAATGTGCGTGAACTTGAGCATACCCTTTATCGCGCGACGGTGATGGCCCGGGCAGATTCCATTAATGATGAAATTGAACTGATGCCATCTGATTTTTCATTACAAGCCGACATGACGATTCCGCCAGCGGAAACCACGGAGCATGACAGGCCCGTTAAAAGCTTACAACAGGCAACGCGGGAATTTCAGCGCGACTACATTTTGCACGTTTTTAATACCAATGGGCAAAAATGGGCGACTTGCGCCAGACTACTGGATGTTGACCCGGGGAATTTACATCGTCAGGTTAAAAAGCTCGGAATAAAATAA
- a CDS encoding NarK family nitrate/nitrite MFS transporter yields MSVKKLPSEKSLIQKWTPEDPDFWQQQGQHIAQRNLWISVSALLLAFCVWMLFSAVTLNLNRVGFNFSVDQLFLLTALPSLSGALFRVPYSFIVPVLGGRRWTVISTAILVIPCLWLGFAVQNPSTPYAVFIIIALLCGLAGANFASSMGNISLFFPKARQGSALGINGGLGNLGVSVMQLLAPLVIVVPFVGGITLQDGSTLWLANAAWIWVPLLIIASLAAWFGMNDIAGMRASLRDQLPVLKSVHLWTLGMLYLATFGSFIGFSAGFAMLAKTQFPEVNIIHLAFFGPLLGALARSAGGMISDRLGGVRVTTVNFLLMAFFSALVFLTLPGARGASFLSFYIVFMGLFLTAGLGSGSTYQMIAVIFRQLTQQRMLAKGASPEVARHTAITDTAAALGFISALGAIGGFFIPKAFGTSLEITGSPVGAMKIFLLFYLVCFFITWILYGRRKAVTE; encoded by the coding sequence GTGAGTGTTAAAAAACTTCCATCTGAAAAATCTTTAATACAGAAATGGACTCCTGAAGACCCCGATTTTTGGCAACAGCAAGGGCAGCATATTGCACAACGCAATTTGTGGATCTCTGTCAGCGCGTTATTACTGGCATTCTGTGTCTGGATGCTGTTTAGTGCCGTTACGCTAAATCTCAATCGGGTTGGATTTAATTTCTCTGTAGACCAGCTTTTTTTATTAACGGCCCTGCCTTCGTTGTCAGGGGCACTTTTTCGCGTGCCTTACTCGTTTATTGTGCCGGTGTTGGGCGGCAGACGCTGGACGGTAATCAGCACGGCGATTTTAGTCATTCCCTGCCTGTGGCTGGGCTTTGCCGTGCAGAATCCTTCCACCCCCTATGCGGTATTTATCATCATTGCGCTGCTGTGCGGATTAGCCGGAGCCAACTTTGCTTCCAGCATGGGCAATATCAGCCTGTTTTTCCCTAAAGCACGTCAGGGGTCAGCCCTGGGTATCAATGGTGGATTGGGCAATCTGGGGGTGAGCGTTATGCAGTTGCTCGCGCCGCTGGTGATTGTGGTGCCTTTTGTCGGCGGCATCACCCTGCAGGATGGCAGCACCTTGTGGCTGGCGAACGCCGCATGGATTTGGGTGCCCTTGCTGATTATTGCCTCACTTGCCGCCTGGTTTGGTATGAATGACATCGCCGGGATGCGCGCATCGTTGCGTGATCAGCTCCCGGTCCTTAAAAGCGTCCACTTGTGGACCCTGGGCATGCTTTATCTGGCGACCTTTGGCTCTTTTATCGGCTTTTCAGCCGGTTTTGCCATGCTGGCTAAGACACAGTTCCCTGAAGTCAACATCATCCATCTCGCCTTCTTTGGTCCGTTACTGGGCGCGCTGGCGCGTTCCGCAGGCGGCATGATTTCCGATCGCCTGGGTGGCGTTCGTGTCACGACGGTTAATTTCCTGCTGATGGCGTTCTTTTCTGCGCTGGTGTTTTTAACTTTGCCTGGCGCGCGTGGAGCCTCATTTTTAAGTTTTTATATCGTGTTTATGGGGCTGTTCCTGACGGCCGGTTTAGGCAGCGGCTCCACCTATCAAATGATCGCCGTAATATTCCGCCAGCTCACCCAACAGCGCATGCTGGCAAAAGGCGCCAGCCCTGAAGTTGCCCGCCACACCGCCATTACCGACACCGCTGCGGCGCTGGGGTTTATTTCTGCATTGGGTGCCATTGGGGGGTTTTTTATTCCTAAAGCGTTTGGCACATCGCTGGAAATAACCGGCTCCCCCGTCGGCGCGATGAAAATATTCCTGCTGTTCTATCTCGTTTGTTTTTTTATCACCTGGATTCTTTATGGCCGTCGTAAAGCGGTCACCGAATAA
- a CDS encoding penicillin-binding transpeptidase domain-containing protein, with product MPPPKKYQGTDSSRSSFNRYRYNLICVGVLGCLGLLLTRIADLQLLNHPMLEHEADQRSLRTVTLPTNRGTLVDRDGETLALSVPSRDIIADPKRVLEANPDFTSAKWRYLTTALNLSPEQLRAQITDNPNKRFIYLGRKIELGIAKDITELHLKGISSEDDDSRFYPMSEAAAPLLGIVGADNTGLNGLEKGYNAVLEGKPGKEEYRQDGDGHIISMIDYEPPQSPPTVQLSIDKFDQYTLYSALRDGVLLNKADSGAAVLVKIDTGEILAMASYPSFNPNNYESASPADMRNTAINDSYEPGSTVKPLVVLEGLERHLINPDSVIDTSPYVVNGHVIRDVGHWPRLTITGILQKSSDTGASHIALAMPAQAIVDTYQAFGLGKPTGLGLTGESVGYFPLHRQRWADIERATFSFGYGLRVTPLQIAREYATLGSFGIYRPLSITKVTPPVMGVQVANPVTTQIVVHMMESDVLPGGSGLRAAVPGYRLATKTGTAEKMGTDGKYDGGYINYTAGVAPASHPDVALVVMVNHPTAGDHFGGSVAAPIFGKIMGPVLKHMNVPPDAINMKSPATSS from the coding sequence ATGCCTCCCCCAAAAAAATACCAGGGAACGGACTCGTCCCGATCCTCATTTAATCGTTATCGATACAACTTAATATGTGTTGGCGTCCTCGGTTGTTTGGGATTGCTGCTGACGCGTATCGCTGACCTGCAGTTGCTGAATCATCCGATGCTGGAACATGAGGCCGATCAGCGTTCATTACGTACCGTGACGCTGCCGACCAATCGAGGCACGCTGGTCGACCGGGATGGTGAGACGCTGGCCCTCAGCGTACCTTCGCGTGACATTATTGCTGATCCAAAACGCGTGCTGGAAGCTAACCCCGACTTCACCAGTGCTAAATGGCGCTATCTGACAACCGCACTTAATCTCAGTCCGGAACAGTTACGTGCACAAATTACGGATAATCCAAACAAACGATTCATCTACCTGGGCCGAAAAATCGAACTGGGTATTGCCAAAGATATTACTGAACTGCACCTTAAAGGTATTAGCTCTGAAGACGATGACAGCCGTTTTTATCCAATGAGCGAGGCTGCTGCACCGTTGCTGGGTATCGTCGGGGCGGATAATACCGGCCTGAATGGATTGGAAAAAGGCTATAACGCCGTACTTGAGGGAAAACCGGGTAAAGAGGAATATCGCCAGGATGGTGACGGTCATATCATTTCAATGATTGATTACGAACCCCCACAATCGCCACCCACGGTGCAACTTAGCATCGATAAATTCGATCAATATACGCTCTACAGCGCGTTACGCGATGGCGTGCTATTGAATAAAGCCGATTCCGGTGCCGCGGTGTTGGTGAAAATTGATACCGGCGAAATTCTGGCAATGGCCTCTTATCCCTCGTTTAACCCGAATAATTATGAGAGTGCCTCCCCCGCCGATATGCGTAACACGGCGATCAACGACAGTTATGAGCCTGGTTCAACGGTTAAACCCCTGGTGGTGCTTGAGGGGCTGGAGCGCCATTTAATTAACCCGGATTCGGTTATCGATACCTCCCCCTACGTGGTAAATGGCCATGTAATACGCGATGTGGGGCACTGGCCGCGCCTGACGATAACCGGAATTCTGCAAAAATCGAGTGACACCGGGGCGTCTCATATTGCGCTGGCGATGCCTGCTCAGGCAATTGTTGATACCTATCAGGCCTTCGGTTTGGGTAAACCGACGGGGTTAGGATTGACGGGGGAAAGTGTGGGTTACTTCCCATTACATCGCCAGCGCTGGGCTGATATCGAACGTGCGACATTCTCGTTTGGCTATGGCCTGCGGGTAACGCCACTGCAAATTGCACGAGAGTATGCCACCCTCGGCTCCTTCGGCATTTATCGGCCACTTTCAATCACTAAAGTGACACCGCCGGTGATGGGTGTTCAGGTCGCTAATCCAGTCACAACCCAAATAGTCGTTCATATGATGGAAAGCGATGTTTTACCTGGCGGCTCGGGATTACGCGCGGCAGTACCGGGATATCGGCTTGCAACGAAGACCGGTACGGCGGAAAAAATGGGTACCGACGGTAAATATGATGGCGGTTACATCAATTACACCGCTGGCGTTGCGCCCGCCAGCCATCCGGATGTCGCGCTTGTCGTGATGGTTAATCACCCCACTGCGGGGGATCATTTTGGTGGCTCGGTCGCGGCACCCATTTTCGGCAAAATCATGGGGCCGGTGCTTAAACATATGAATGTGCCGCCAGACGCAATTAATATGAAATCCCCCGCCACTTCTTCCTGA
- a CDS encoding DUF2526 family protein produces the protein MKHRDEVFAQVELALQNNVIREMNELLGQLSTDAELSREDRFVAQQRLRQAVFMRGTEKEALDEQRHKQLTRGGIIK, from the coding sequence ATGAAACATCGTGACGAAGTCTTTGCCCAGGTCGAATTGGCATTACAAAACAACGTCATCCGGGAAATGAACGAATTGCTCGGACAGCTCAGTACAGATGCCGAGCTGAGTCGTGAGGATCGATTTGTCGCCCAGCAACGCCTGCGACAGGCGGTTTTTATGCGCGGCACGGAGAAAGAGGCACTGGATGAACAACGTCATAAACAGCTAACACGCGGCGGGATAATTAAGTGA
- a CDS encoding arginase family protein, with the protein MKKIILVPSNLGLNPLRENHIPGTFKAPDVLMEHGLGEAFAGYEVVTMSQPEYSPLPEPGTDILNGHKLRELNIRLAAEVSSAQHSGLKPIVIGGDCAILPGALAGSRQHGPVALVHIDGHSDFRHPGNWNRKEAQKPAAAAGMDLALVTGRGEAMLTSWPGIEGPLVPDRAVIQLGERESLDEGYVWADIFATDIERMTIFDALKLSDSEIITRIYRRLDDFPGWRYWVHLDMDVLDQSEISAVDSPGSPGLTSQTLTHIGHCLFENPRCCGITVTIYDPDLDPSGEQAQLIARIISQITSDDIAT; encoded by the coding sequence ATGAAAAAAATCATTCTGGTTCCGTCGAATTTAGGGCTGAACCCACTGCGGGAGAATCATATCCCCGGCACTTTTAAGGCACCTGACGTGTTAATGGAGCACGGGTTAGGAGAAGCCTTCGCGGGATATGAGGTTGTGACAATGTCACAACCTGAGTACAGTCCGCTTCCTGAACCAGGAACCGACATCCTTAACGGCCACAAGCTACGCGAGTTGAATATACGGCTCGCTGCTGAGGTCAGTTCAGCTCAACACAGTGGTTTAAAACCTATTGTTATTGGTGGGGATTGTGCAATCCTGCCTGGTGCGCTTGCCGGAAGCCGGCAACACGGGCCAGTGGCGCTGGTTCATATTGATGGTCACAGTGATTTTCGTCATCCCGGAAACTGGAATCGCAAAGAAGCCCAAAAACCAGCGGCGGCTGCCGGAATGGATCTCGCTCTGGTGACTGGCAGAGGGGAAGCCATGTTAACCAGTTGGCCGGGCATTGAGGGGCCATTGGTGCCGGATAGAGCCGTGATTCAGCTCGGCGAACGAGAATCTCTCGATGAGGGTTATGTCTGGGCAGATATCTTTGCTACCGACATTGAACGAATGACAATTTTCGACGCTTTAAAGCTGAGTGACAGCGAAATCATCACACGGATATACCGGCGTCTTGATGACTTCCCAGGCTGGCGTTATTGGGTCCATCTTGATATGGATGTACTGGATCAGTCAGAGATTTCAGCCGTTGATAGCCCAGGCTCACCAGGCCTGACATCACAAACTCTTACGCACATTGGCCACTGCTTGTTTGAAAATCCACGCTGCTGTGGCATCACGGTAACCATCTACGACCCAGACCTGGATCCTTCAGGGGAGCAGGCGCAACTGATTGCGCGGATTATCAGTCAGATAACCAGCGATGACATCGCTACGTGA
- the fliD gene encoding flagellar filament capping protein FliD, producing MVGISTLGIGSGLKLDEILTKLTTAEKQVLTPISKQQSAATAKLSAYGTLKTAIQNFQSANSKLQETGLYTQTNTVSSSTTFSAVSDGKAIPGKYTVSVTQLAQAQTLTSAAKNDIKLPAGSDADSRTLKISMEDGKEHNITLSKDQTSLSALRDTINKSNVGISASLIRVSDKEYRLSLTSTETGIGHAVKSLAVTGDDTLQSFIGYDVAANNNGMTQNVAAKNALLSINNVSIENSSNVITDAVEGVTLKLNDVTTGNQVLTVSSDSAKAKSAISDWVTSYNSLQDTIGNLTKYTPVDSGQDQDSKNGALLGDGTLRIIQTQLKSILANSSGSLTFKTMTQAGITSDPVSGKLKLDEDKLSSALSTTPEAIRDIFAGDGKNTGIATVMASSMTSILSSKGALQGATDSISKKLNALTDQYNKASQKIDNTIARYKTQFTHLDTMLSSLNSTSSYLTTQFENMTKSNNT from the coding sequence ATGGTAGGGATTTCTACGTTAGGGATAGGCTCGGGGTTAAAACTTGATGAAATTCTCACCAAGTTAACAACCGCTGAGAAACAGGTTTTAACCCCTATTTCAAAGCAGCAATCAGCAGCCACTGCGAAGCTTTCTGCTTATGGAACACTGAAAACAGCAATCCAGAATTTTCAGAGCGCTAACAGTAAGTTGCAGGAAACCGGGTTATATACTCAGACCAACACAGTCAGCAGCTCCACCACGTTTAGCGCCGTTTCGGACGGCAAAGCTATTCCGGGAAAATATACCGTCAGCGTCACGCAACTCGCACAGGCGCAAACGCTCACCAGCGCGGCAAAAAATGACATCAAATTGCCAGCCGGGAGTGACGCGGATAGCAGGACGCTAAAAATTTCCATGGAGGATGGCAAAGAACACAATATTACCCTCAGCAAAGACCAAACCTCACTTTCAGCCCTGCGCGATACCATCAATAAGTCCAATGTGGGTATCAGTGCCAGCCTGATTCGGGTTTCGGACAAAGAGTATCGTCTGTCGTTAACATCAACCGAGACTGGCATCGGGCATGCAGTGAAATCTCTTGCCGTCACGGGTGATGATACGTTGCAGAGCTTTATTGGTTACGATGTCGCCGCCAATAATAATGGGATGACACAAAATGTCGCTGCGAAAAATGCGTTGCTCAGCATTAATAACGTCAGCATTGAAAATAGCAGTAACGTCATTACGGATGCAGTTGAAGGCGTCACGCTCAAATTAAATGATGTGACAACCGGCAACCAGGTCCTCACGGTTAGCAGTGACAGTGCCAAAGCGAAAAGTGCAATTTCCGATTGGGTCACCTCGTACAATTCGCTACAAGACACAATAGGAAATCTGACCAAATACACACCGGTAGATTCGGGTCAGGATCAGGACAGTAAAAATGGTGCTTTGCTGGGCGATGGCACGCTTCGAATTATCCAGACGCAATTAAAAAGTATTCTGGCCAATAGTTCCGGGTCTTTGACGTTTAAAACAATGACCCAGGCGGGCATCACTTCAGACCCGGTAAGCGGTAAACTAAAACTGGATGAGGATAAACTCAGCAGTGCACTTTCCACCACCCCGGAGGCTATCCGCGATATTTTCGCCGGAGACGGTAAAAATACCGGAATAGCAACGGTGATGGCCTCCAGCATGACGTCAATACTGAGTAGTAAGGGGGCTCTGCAGGGGGCAACGGACAGTATCAGTAAAAAACTTAATGCGTTGACCGACCAATATAATAAAGCCAGTCAGAAAATAGATAATACCATTGCCAGATATAAAACCCAATTTACTCATCTGGATACCATGCTCAGCTCATTAAATAGCACGAGCAGTTATCTGACAACACAGTTTGAAAATATGACAAAGAGCAATAATACATAG
- a CDS encoding nitrate reductase subunit alpha: MSKLLDRFRYFKQKGESFADGHGQVYHTNRDWEDSYRQRWQYDKIVRSTHGVNCTGSCSWKIYVKNGLVTWETQQTDYPRTRPDLPNHEPRGCPRGASYSWYLYSANRLKYPLIRKALLELWREALSQHDDPVSAWQAIMADSAKSQQFKTQRGRGGFVRASWQELNTLIAAANVWTIKHYGPDRIAGFSPIPAMSMVSYAAGTRYLSLIGGTCLSFYDWYCDLPPASPMTWGEQTDVPESADWYNSSYIIAWGSNVPQTRTPDAHFFTEVRYKGTKTVAITPDYSEVAKLSDQWLAPKQGTDSALALAMGHVILNEFHLKTPSDYFINYARHYTDLPMLVVLEPREDGSFAPGRQLRAADLVDNLGEENNPHWKTVACDASGELVVPNGSIGFRWGEKGKWNLEPKAAGATTQLALSLIEQRDAVLDVAFPYFGGLESPHFRHVKQESVLLHKLPVKYLTLADGSQTPVASVYDLTLANYGVDRGLDDNHCARDYDDIRAYSPAWAEQICGVPRHQIEKIAREFATTAHKTHGRSMIILGAGINHWYHMDMSYRALINMLVFCGCVGQTGGGWAHYVGQEKLRPQTGWTPLAFALDWNRPPRHMNSTSFFYNHASQWRFEKLQVKELLSPLADPRQYSGHLLDFNVRAERMGWLPSSPQLNINPLTIAAQAGQSGQTAETWTAAALKSGDLRMASEQPDSGSNHPRNMFIWRSNLLGSSGKGHEYMLRYLLGTESGIQGQPEEDEAVMPEEVEWRTAALEGKLDLLVTLDFRMSSTCLFSDIVLPTATWYEKDDMNTSDMHPFIHPLSAAVDPAWESKSDWEIYKGIAKTFSQLCVGHLGQETDVVLQPIQHDSPAELAQTGDILDWKKGQCDLIPGKTAPHIISVQRDYPATYERFTSVGPLLEKLGNGGKGISWNTDKEVDLLRRLNYVKAEGPAKGQPQINSAIDAAEVILTLAPETNGQVAVKAWNALSEFTGRNHAHLAQPKEEEKIRFRDIQAQPRKIISSPTWSGLEDEHVSYNAGYTNVHELIPWRTLSGRQQLYQDHPWMRAFGESLVAYRPPVDTRSVANLSHIPSNGFPEKALNFLTPHQKWGIHSTYSENLLMLTLSRGGPIVWMSEADAKELGIKDNDWIEAFNANGALTARAVVSQRVPAGMTMMYHAQERLMNIPGSEVTGMRGGIHNSVTRVCPKPTHMIGGYAQLAYGFNYYGTVGSNRDEFIMVRKMNKVNWLDDENRDQVQEGAK, translated from the coding sequence ATGAGTAAACTTCTTGACCGCTTTCGCTATTTCAAACAGAAAGGTGAAAGTTTTGCGGATGGACATGGTCAGGTGTATCACACCAACCGTGACTGGGAAGACAGCTATCGCCAGCGCTGGCAATACGACAAAATTGTGCGCTCCACCCACGGCGTCAATTGCACCGGTTCCTGTAGCTGGAAGATCTATGTCAAAAACGGCCTGGTCACCTGGGAAACACAACAGACGGATTATCCGCGTACCCGCCCTGACCTGCCCAATCATGAACCTCGTGGTTGCCCGCGTGGCGCCAGTTACTCATGGTATCTCTACAGTGCCAATCGGCTGAAATATCCGCTGATACGTAAAGCGCTGCTGGAACTGTGGCGTGAAGCATTGAGCCAGCACGACGATCCGGTCAGCGCCTGGCAGGCGATTATGGCTGACAGCGCAAAGAGTCAGCAGTTTAAAACGCAACGTGGCCGTGGCGGTTTTGTCCGGGCAAGCTGGCAGGAGTTAAACACGCTGATTGCTGCCGCCAATGTCTGGACCATCAAACATTATGGCCCGGACCGTATCGCCGGATTCTCCCCCATTCCTGCGATGTCGATGGTCTCCTATGCGGCAGGCACACGTTATCTGTCGTTGATCGGCGGTACCTGCCTGAGTTTTTATGACTGGTACTGCGATCTGCCACCTGCGTCACCGATGACGTGGGGCGAGCAAACCGACGTACCGGAATCGGCGGATTGGTACAACTCCAGCTACATCATTGCCTGGGGTTCGAATGTGCCGCAGACCCGCACACCGGATGCCCATTTCTTCACCGAGGTGCGCTACAAAGGCACCAAAACCGTTGCCATCACCCCTGACTACTCTGAGGTCGCCAAACTGAGCGATCAGTGGCTGGCCCCGAAACAGGGTACCGACAGCGCTCTGGCACTGGCGATGGGCCATGTGATCCTGAATGAGTTTCATCTGAAAACTCCCAGCGATTACTTCATCAACTACGCACGTCACTACACCGACCTGCCGATGCTGGTCGTACTGGAGCCGCGTGAAGATGGCAGTTTTGCACCCGGTCGCCAGTTACGGGCGGCGGATTTGGTCGATAACCTTGGCGAGGAAAACAATCCGCATTGGAAAACGGTCGCCTGCGATGCCTCCGGTGAACTGGTGGTGCCCAATGGTTCGATTGGTTTTCGCTGGGGTGAAAAAGGCAAATGGAACCTGGAGCCGAAAGCAGCAGGCGCGACCACGCAATTAGCGCTGAGTCTGATTGAGCAACGCGATGCGGTGCTGGATGTGGCTTTCCCCTACTTCGGTGGTCTGGAAAGCCCGCATTTCCGCCATGTGAAACAGGAATCGGTGCTGCTGCATAAACTGCCGGTGAAATACCTGACCCTGGCGGACGGCAGCCAGACACCGGTGGCTTCAGTTTATGATTTAACGCTCGCCAATTACGGTGTGGATCGCGGTCTGGATGACAACCATTGCGCCCGTGATTATGACGATATTCGTGCCTACTCCCCGGCCTGGGCAGAACAGATTTGCGGTGTGCCACGCCATCAAATCGAAAAAATTGCCCGCGAATTTGCTACCACCGCGCATAAAACGCATGGACGCTCCATGATTATCCTCGGTGCCGGTATCAACCACTGGTATCACATGGATATGTCCTACCGCGCCCTGATCAACATGCTGGTATTTTGTGGTTGCGTCGGTCAGACCGGCGGCGGCTGGGCGCATTATGTCGGACAGGAAAAGCTGCGGCCACAAACCGGCTGGACGCCGCTGGCATTCGCCCTGGACTGGAACCGTCCTCCGCGTCATATGAACAGCACCTCGTTTTTCTATAACCATGCCAGCCAGTGGCGGTTTGAAAAACTACAGGTGAAAGAGCTGCTGTCACCGCTAGCGGATCCCCGGCAGTATTCCGGGCATTTGCTCGATTTCAACGTGCGCGCCGAGCGGATGGGCTGGCTGCCCTCTTCGCCGCAACTCAATATCAACCCGCTAACTATCGCCGCGCAAGCCGGGCAGAGCGGCCAGACGGCCGAAACCTGGACCGCCGCGGCCCTGAAGTCCGGTGATCTGCGTATGGCCAGCGAACAACCTGATAGCGGCAGCAACCATCCGCGCAATATGTTTATCTGGCGCTCCAACCTGCTGGGTTCCTCGGGTAAAGGCCATGAATATATGCTGCGTTACCTGCTGGGAACCGAGAGCGGTATTCAGGGGCAACCTGAAGAGGATGAGGCGGTGATGCCGGAAGAGGTGGAATGGCGTACCGCTGCCCTTGAAGGCAAGCTGGATCTGCTGGTGACGCTGGATTTTCGCATGTCCAGTACCTGCCTGTTCTCCGATATCGTCCTGCCAACCGCCACCTGGTATGAAAAAGATGATATGAACACTTCGGATATGCATCCGTTTATCCATCCGCTTTCCGCTGCTGTGGATCCTGCCTGGGAATCCAAAAGTGACTGGGAAATCTACAAAGGTATCGCCAAAACCTTCTCACAGCTTTGCGTGGGCCATCTGGGGCAGGAAACCGATGTGGTGTTGCAGCCGATTCAGCACGACTCCCCGGCTGAACTGGCGCAGACGGGTGACATTCTCGACTGGAAAAAAGGCCAGTGTGATTTGATCCCCGGTAAAACCGCACCGCATATCATCAGCGTGCAGCGGGATTATCCCGCCACTTACGAACGCTTTACCTCGGTCGGTCCGCTGCTGGAAAAACTGGGAAATGGTGGCAAAGGGATCAGCTGGAATACCGATAAAGAAGTGGATCTGCTGCGTCGTCTTAATTACGTCAAAGCGGAAGGACCGGCAAAGGGACAACCCCAGATCAACAGCGCGATTGATGCGGCGGAAGTCATCCTGACGCTGGCACCGGAAACCAATGGCCAGGTGGCGGTGAAAGCCTGGAACGCGCTCAGCGAGTTTACCGGCCGTAACCACGCGCATCTGGCGCAGCCGAAAGAAGAGGAGAAAATCCGCTTCCGCGATATTCAGGCCCAGCCGCGCAAGATCATCTCCAGCCCGACCTGGTCGGGACTGGAAGATGAACACGTTTCCTATAACGCCGGCTACACCAACGTGCATGAGCTGATCCCGTGGCGCACCCTGAGCGGACGCCAGCAGCTGTATCAGGATCACCCGTGGATGCGCGCGTTCGGCGAAAGCCTGGTGGCCTACCGTCCTCCGGTGGATACGCGCAGCGTGGCGAATTTAAGCCACATTCCGTCGAATGGGTTCCCGGAGAAGGCGCTTAACTTCCTCACCCCCCATCAGAAATGGGGCATCCATTCCACTTACAGCGAAAATCTGCTGATGCTGACGTTGTCACGGGGTGGTCCCATCGTGTGGATGAGTGAAGCCGATGCCAAAGAACTGGGTATCAAAGATAACGACTGGATTGAGGCCTTCAACGCCAACGGCGCCTTAACCGCGCGCGCGGTGGTCAGCCAGCGCGTACCCGCCGGTATGACCATGATGTATCACGCGCAGGAGCGTCTGATGAATATCCCCGGTTCCGAGGTCACCGGCATGCGCGGCGGTATCCACAACTCGGTCACCCGCGTCTGTCCGAAACCCACCCATATGATCGGTGGCTATGCGCAGCTGGCCTATGGCTTCAACTACTACGGCACCGTTGGTTCCAACCGTGACGAATTCATCATGGTGCGCAAGATGAACAAGGTGAACTGGCTCGACGATGAAAACCGCGATCAGGTCCAGGAGGGTGCGAAATGA